Proteins co-encoded in one Lysobacter solisilvae genomic window:
- a CDS encoding two-component system sensor histidine kinase NtrB has translation MPADAAPGLDSLTTPIGWTDETGALAGSNTALARWLGVSARRLPGVPLAALEVDGDLLARALRELDAEPARDSLRLRRLALAFPGQDEPRFADVSLSRQAAGWLFEAHPVEEFPGEDPAVALPSALSAALKGLAHELRNPLAGLKGAAQLLARRLGAHGDEDNDSRELLALIEAEVARLADLLDRLLSPTPARPHEALNIHAVLERVLRLAESDAGWAVKLTRDYDPSLPELVGDADRLTQSVWNLVRNAIEAGATQVSLRTRAEHGVRIGDEAHPLALRLEIVDDGRGVPEELAERVFLPLVTGRAEGTGLGLALAQQVAREHRGSLVYRSRPGHTVFTLLLPMPLEETEHAQ, from the coding sequence ATGCCCGCCGATGCCGCCCCCGGATTAGATTCGCTGACCACTCCGATCGGCTGGACCGACGAGACCGGGGCCCTGGCCGGGTCCAATACCGCGCTGGCCCGGTGGCTGGGCGTCAGCGCCCGGCGTCTGCCGGGGGTGCCGCTGGCGGCGCTGGAGGTCGATGGCGACCTGCTCGCCCGCGCGCTGCGCGAACTCGACGCCGAACCCGCCCGCGACAGCCTGCGCCTGCGCCGCCTCGCGCTGGCCTTCCCGGGCCAGGACGAGCCCCGCTTCGCCGACGTGAGCCTGTCGCGCCAGGCGGCGGGCTGGCTGTTCGAGGCGCATCCGGTCGAGGAATTCCCGGGCGAGGATCCGGCGGTGGCGTTGCCGTCGGCCTTGTCCGCCGCCCTCAAGGGCCTGGCCCACGAACTGCGCAACCCGCTGGCCGGCCTGAAGGGCGCGGCGCAGCTGCTGGCGCGCCGCCTGGGCGCGCACGGCGATGAGGACAACGATTCGCGCGAGCTGCTGGCGCTGATCGAGGCCGAGGTCGCGCGCCTGGCCGATCTGCTCGACCGCCTGCTGTCGCCGACGCCGGCGCGGCCGCACGAGGCGCTCAACATCCACGCCGTGCTCGAGCGCGTGCTGCGCCTGGCCGAGTCCGATGCCGGCTGGGCGGTGAAACTCACGCGCGATTACGACCCCAGCCTGCCCGAGCTGGTCGGCGATGCCGACCGGCTCACCCAGTCGGTCTGGAACCTGGTGCGCAACGCCATCGAGGCCGGCGCCACCCAGGTGAGCCTGCGTACGCGGGCCGAACATGGCGTGCGCATCGGCGACGAAGCGCACCCGCTCGCGCTGCGGCTGGAGATCGTCGATGACGGGCGCGGCGTGCCCGAAGAGCTGGCCGAACGCGTCTTCCTGCCGCTGGTGACCGGCCGCGCCGAAGGCACGGGCCTGGGCCTGGCACTGGCGCAGCAGGTGGCGCGCGAGCATCGCGGCTCCCTGGTGTACCGCTCGCGTCCGGGCCACACCGTGTTCACGCTGTTGCTGCCGATGCCGCTGGAGGAAACCGAACATGCCCAGTGA
- a CDS encoding serine hydrolase domain-containing protein, protein MKRLAPLLLLLPCLYTPARAQAEAMLPSAAEVARQADELLDQAYPARGPGGAVLVARGDTVLYRAARGEADIDRHVPLEPDALFRIGSVSKQFAAAGLLTLVEAGKVSLDDPLSKYVADFPGGEGITVEQLLNHTSGVKSYTAIPGYMDGPIRKDLSTAQMVDVFRRQPPDFAPGTQWAYSNSGYVLVGAVIEAASGQPWHAYLQRVLFEPLGMRDTGYGHDPEFAARQVKGYTFDGDKAVPMRPLSMTQPHAAGGLVSNVDDLLKWNRALHEGRVLKNDSYVRMITPVGAAAAKGIEYGFGISRDRVRNQDQLQHGGGIFGFISQLAYVPGPDITVAVLENDDNDVSDGASVLARKLAAIALGQPYPELRPIAVAAAQLRAAEGVYRFEGDITRVLRMVDGRLTAQRSGGKRADLVPIAADDFLYADGFNRLQLLRDAAGAISGIRFFANGEGDGVVGSRTDDALPAEPVAVQLPRAALERLVGAYSGGGMIMKVFVDGESLQAQLPDQPPVHLEARSTTVFQVRETPEAIVEFGPGDAPPQALVLRQNGRELEFKRTP, encoded by the coding sequence ATGAAACGACTCGCCCCGCTGCTGCTCCTGCTGCCCTGCCTGTACACCCCTGCCCGGGCACAAGCCGAGGCGATGCTCCCGTCCGCGGCCGAGGTCGCGCGCCAGGCCGACGAACTGCTCGACCAGGCCTATCCCGCCCGCGGCCCGGGCGGCGCCGTCCTGGTCGCCCGGGGCGACACCGTGCTGTATCGCGCGGCCCGCGGCGAAGCGGACATCGACCGGCACGTCCCGCTCGAGCCCGACGCGCTGTTCCGCATCGGGTCGGTCAGCAAGCAGTTCGCCGCCGCCGGCCTGCTCACGCTGGTCGAAGCCGGCAAGGTCAGCCTCGACGATCCGCTGTCGAAATACGTCGCCGATTTCCCGGGTGGCGAAGGCATCACCGTCGAACAGCTGCTCAACCACACGTCGGGCGTGAAGAGCTACACGGCCATTCCCGGCTACATGGACGGCCCGATCCGCAAGGACCTCAGCACCGCGCAGATGGTCGACGTGTTCCGGCGGCAGCCGCCGGATTTCGCCCCCGGCACGCAGTGGGCCTACAGCAATTCCGGCTATGTGCTGGTGGGCGCGGTGATCGAAGCCGCCAGTGGCCAGCCGTGGCACGCCTATCTGCAGCGCGTCCTGTTCGAGCCGCTGGGCATGCGCGACACGGGCTACGGGCATGACCCGGAATTCGCCGCGCGCCAGGTCAAGGGTTACACCTTCGACGGCGACAAGGCGGTGCCGATGCGGCCGCTGAGCATGACCCAGCCGCACGCCGCCGGGGGGCTGGTCTCCAACGTGGACGACCTGCTGAAATGGAATCGCGCGCTGCACGAGGGCCGCGTGCTCAAGAACGATTCCTACGTGCGCATGATCACGCCGGTCGGCGCGGCCGCCGCCAAGGGCATCGAGTACGGCTTCGGCATCTCGCGCGACCGCGTGCGCAACCAGGACCAGCTGCAGCACGGCGGCGGCATCTTCGGTTTCATCTCGCAGCTGGCCTATGTGCCCGGCCCGGACATCACCGTGGCCGTGCTGGAGAACGATGACAACGATGTCAGCGACGGCGCCAGCGTCCTGGCCCGCAAGCTCGCCGCGATCGCACTGGGCCAGCCGTACCCGGAACTGCGGCCGATCGCGGTGGCTGCGGCACAACTGCGCGCCGCAGAAGGCGTGTACCGCTTTGAAGGCGACATCACCCGCGTGCTGCGCATGGTGGATGGACGCCTGACCGCGCAACGCAGCGGCGGCAAGCGCGCGGACCTGGTCCCGATCGCTGCGGACGACTTCCTGTATGCCGACGGCTTCAACCGCCTGCAGTTGCTGCGTGATGCGGCCGGCGCCATCAGCGGCATCCGCTTCTTCGCCAATGGCGAAGGCGACGGCGTGGTCGGCTCGCGGACGGACGACGCGCTGCCGGCCGAGCCGGTGGCCGTGCAACTGCCGCGCGCAGCGCTGGAGCGCCTGGTCGGCGCCTATTCCGGCGGCGGCATGATCATGAAGGTCTTCGTCGACGGCGAATCGCTGCAGGCGCAGCTGCCGGACCAGCCGCCGGTGCACCTGGAGGCGAGGTCAACGACGGTGTTCCAGGTCCGGGAAACGCCCGAAGCGATCGTGGAGTTCGGTCCCGGCGATGCGCCGCCACAGGCGCTGGTGCTGCGGCAGAACGGGCGGGAGCTGGAGTTCAAGCGCACGCCGTAG
- a CDS encoding right-handed parallel beta-helix repeat-containing protein, with protein sequence MDPVTRLRPYALRLAAAALLAAGPLGSSAYAAEDYANCTGYIDSLPATISAAGTWCLRGTRYTSQTSGAAITIAADHVTVDCNHFRISNLGADWRTTAAVGVYAGGGRKSATIRQCRLQGFNFGVKLSGDGHLVEDNTIDRSRYIGVLTDGDGVQIRDNAITDTGGPSAYAYGIYATAPATALAAPSIVDNTITRVVDRSTGSVHQARGILTNGTADGNHVHMGDVGTDRIGIKLLSGGAARDNVFTGASPNPASTGYDWLPARSIVGSGVSSSVCRGNTAVGFGSTEFADCQDGGGNRIESGSPRPEPPCFNWPWCE encoded by the coding sequence ATGGACCCCGTGACCCGACTCCGGCCGTACGCGCTGCGCCTGGCCGCCGCCGCCCTGCTGGCCGCGGGCCCGCTGGGTTCCAGCGCCTACGCGGCCGAGGACTACGCCAACTGCACCGGCTACATCGACAGCCTGCCGGCGACCATCAGCGCGGCCGGTACCTGGTGCCTGCGCGGCACCCGCTACACCAGCCAGACCAGCGGCGCGGCCATCACCATCGCGGCCGACCACGTCACGGTCGACTGCAACCACTTCCGGATCAGCAACCTGGGCGCCGACTGGCGCACGACCGCGGCCGTCGGCGTGTACGCCGGGGGTGGGCGCAAGTCCGCCACGATCCGCCAGTGCCGGCTGCAGGGCTTCAATTTCGGCGTCAAGCTGTCCGGCGACGGGCACCTCGTCGAGGACAACACCATCGACCGCAGCCGCTACATCGGCGTGCTCACCGACGGCGACGGCGTGCAGATCCGCGACAACGCGATCACCGACACCGGCGGGCCCAGCGCCTACGCCTACGGGATCTACGCGACCGCGCCGGCCACCGCGCTGGCCGCGCCCTCGATCGTCGACAACACCATTACCCGCGTCGTCGACCGCTCCACGGGCAGCGTCCACCAGGCCCGCGGCATCCTGACCAACGGCACCGCCGACGGCAACCACGTCCACATGGGCGACGTGGGCACCGACCGCATCGGCATCAAGCTGCTCAGCGGGGGCGCCGCGCGCGACAACGTGTTCACCGGCGCCAGCCCGAACCCGGCATCCACCGGCTACGACTGGCTTCCCGCGCGATCGATCGTCGGCAGCGGCGTGTCCAGCAGCGTCTGCCGCGGCAATACCGCGGTCGGCTTCGGTTCCACCGAGTTCGCCGACTGCCAGGACGGCGGTGGCAACCGCATCGAAAGCGGCAGTCCGCGGCCGGAGCCGCCGTGCTTCAACTGGCCGTGGTGCGAGTAG
- a CDS encoding right-handed parallel beta-helix repeat-containing protein, giving the protein MTMSDMPSELTVAYRTLLLGLLTAVLLVPGHAMAAGSYDNCRGFIDTLPATISGEGTWCLRKHLYTSQVSGNAITVGVENVTIDCNGFRVSGLGAGAATQATGIRGLQRGATVRGCRVEGFATGIAVGGGSLVEDNSVEMSTQVGIDAYGRADGGVARVRRNRVLDTGVGTIRTYVYGIKGYRARIEDNQVLGLMQQFGSHAGIAIEDGMVRRNRVESATVGFGIVAGAAAVIDNSLSARVVGDIGIYIPGEWITGDWTVPHLWYLPVACRGNVLQRFEGPHPFDEYYVPLCYLNDNTVQPWTP; this is encoded by the coding sequence ATGACCATGTCCGACATGCCCAGCGAACTGACCGTGGCATACCGAACCCTGCTGCTCGGCCTGCTGACGGCTGTCCTCCTCGTGCCGGGCCATGCGATGGCCGCCGGGAGCTACGACAACTGCCGAGGCTTCATCGATACGCTGCCGGCGACGATTTCCGGCGAGGGCACCTGGTGCCTGCGCAAGCACCTCTACACCAGCCAGGTGTCGGGCAATGCCATCACCGTCGGGGTGGAAAACGTCACCATCGACTGCAACGGCTTCCGCGTCAGCGGGCTCGGCGCGGGCGCGGCCACTCAGGCCACGGGCATCCGCGGCTTGCAGCGCGGCGCGACCGTGCGTGGCTGTCGTGTCGAGGGCTTCGCCACCGGCATCGCGGTCGGCGGCGGCAGCCTGGTCGAAGACAACAGCGTGGAGATGAGCACGCAGGTCGGCATCGACGCGTACGGCCGGGCCGATGGCGGCGTGGCGCGCGTGCGCCGCAACCGCGTGCTCGACACCGGCGTGGGCACGATCAGGACCTACGTGTACGGAATCAAGGGTTACCGCGCCCGGATCGAGGACAACCAGGTGCTGGGCCTGATGCAGCAGTTCGGCTCCCACGCCGGCATCGCGATCGAAGACGGCATGGTCCGCCGCAACCGGGTCGAAAGCGCGACCGTCGGCTTCGGCATCGTCGCCGGCGCCGCCGCGGTGATCGACAACAGTCTGTCGGCCAGGGTCGTCGGCGACATCGGCATCTACATTCCGGGCGAGTGGATCACCGGCGACTGGACGGTCCCACACTTGTGGTACCTGCCCGTGGCCTGCCGCGGCAATGTCCTGCAACGGTTCGAGGGACCGCACCCCTTTGACGAGTACTACGTGCCGCTTTGCTATCTGAACGACAATACGGTGCAGCCATGGACCCCGTGA
- a CDS encoding right-handed parallel beta-helix repeat-containing protein, producing MAPAARAAQDYASCTGYIDTLPATIGASGNWCLRANRHTSQSNGAAITIAADNVTLDCNDFRLSGGGATTGVSATGTRQGVTVRRCRIQGFYFGIKLVGDGHLVEDNTVDRSGFIGVQTEGDATVIRGNAVSDTGGPTGFAYGIYALAPTSATAAPTIVDNLVSGVVPRVPGGVQVRGIMSNGLVQDNLVNISGVGPGRIGILLQAGGVARGNVLTGGGGAGNDGNHDYVPDTAIVGGGSARTVCSDNSVVGFHGDQAPAALISGCQAGGENLSHVKQAPPQVAP from the coding sequence ATGGCTCCCGCGGCCCGGGCCGCGCAGGACTACGCCAGCTGCACCGGCTACATCGACACCCTGCCGGCCACCATCGGGGCCTCCGGCAACTGGTGCCTGCGCGCGAACCGCCACACCAGCCAGAGCAACGGCGCGGCAATCACCATCGCCGCGGACAACGTCACCCTGGACTGCAACGATTTCCGCCTCAGTGGCGGTGGCGCGACGACGGGCGTCAGCGCCACCGGTACCCGGCAGGGCGTGACGGTGCGGCGCTGCCGCATCCAGGGATTCTATTTCGGCATCAAGCTGGTGGGCGACGGGCACCTGGTCGAGGACAACACGGTCGACCGCAGCGGGTTCATCGGCGTGCAGACCGAGGGCGACGCGACCGTGATCCGCGGCAACGCCGTCAGCGACACCGGTGGCCCGACCGGCTTCGCCTACGGCATCTATGCCCTGGCGCCCACTTCGGCGACGGCCGCGCCCACCATCGTGGACAACCTGGTGTCCGGGGTCGTCCCGCGCGTCCCGGGTGGCGTGCAGGTGCGCGGCATCATGAGCAACGGCCTGGTGCAGGACAACCTGGTCAATATCAGCGGGGTGGGCCCCGGCCGGATCGGCATCCTGCTGCAGGCCGGCGGCGTCGCGCGCGGCAACGTGCTGACCGGCGGCGGCGGAGCGGGCAATGACGGCAACCACGATTACGTGCCCGACACGGCGATCGTCGGCGGCGGCAGCGCGCGCACGGTCTGCAGCGACAACAGCGTGGTCGGCTTCCATGGCGACCAGGCACCCGCGGCCCTCATCAGCGGCTGCCAGGCCGGCGGTGAGAATCTGAGCCACGTGAAGCAGGCGCCGCCACAGGTGGCGCCATGA
- a CDS encoding right-handed parallel beta-helix repeat-containing protein, translated as MIRLLPLLLLSFVALAPADARAAESYANCTGFIESLPATISSEGTWCLRNHLYTSQASGYAITVAAENVTIDCNDFRISGLGAGAATQATGIYASKRATTLRHCRVQGFRIGARLAGGGQRVEDNRFETNTAEGLNVYGEPRAFAWVRRNRITDTGRAFSPATALAAVFARVEDNVIAGVGPATGEAVGIRLNSGWVRRNHVSGVGRLAAIATMSAANVDNTVSGLPHHTSHAIQAASGYLDFGGGQYDLYQWPSVCRGNVARGVGNGYESCVGSDNTVQSP; from the coding sequence ATGATCCGACTACTTCCCTTGCTGCTGCTTTCCTTCGTTGCGCTGGCGCCCGCCGACGCGCGCGCCGCGGAGAGCTATGCCAACTGCACCGGCTTCATCGAGTCGCTGCCGGCCACGATCTCCAGCGAAGGCACGTGGTGCCTGCGCAATCATCTGTACACCAGCCAGGCATCGGGCTACGCGATCACGGTCGCGGCCGAGAACGTGACCATCGACTGCAACGACTTCCGCATCAGCGGCCTGGGTGCGGGCGCCGCCACGCAGGCGACGGGCATCTACGCCAGCAAGCGGGCGACCACCCTTCGCCACTGCCGGGTGCAGGGATTCCGGATCGGCGCCAGGCTGGCTGGCGGTGGGCAGCGAGTGGAGGACAACCGGTTCGAGACGAATACCGCCGAGGGCTTGAACGTGTACGGCGAGCCCCGGGCCTTCGCCTGGGTCCGCCGCAACCGGATCACTGACACCGGCCGCGCCTTCAGCCCGGCGACCGCGCTGGCAGCGGTTTTCGCGCGCGTGGAGGACAACGTGATCGCGGGCGTCGGCCCTGCCACGGGCGAGGCCGTCGGCATCCGCCTCAACAGCGGCTGGGTCCGCCGCAACCATGTGTCGGGCGTCGGACGCCTGGCGGCGATCGCCACGATGTCGGCGGCCAACGTCGACAACACCGTGTCCGGCCTGCCGCACCACACCTCCCATGCGATCCAGGCAGCGTCCGGGTACCTGGATTTCGGCGGCGGCCAATACGATCTCTACCAGTGGCCTTCGGTGTGCCGGGGCAACGTCGCGCGTGGCGTCGGCAACGGTTACGAATCGTGCGTGGGCTCCGACAACACGGTGCAGTCACCTTGA
- a CDS encoding FKBP-type peptidyl-prolyl cis-trans isomerase yields MRRFIVSAVLAASLAGCQPAGKGPDTASAPRVERLDSDRARASYMVGLDLARNLEPIRDEVDLAIVEQAVRDRLAGRPSLLDAQALEHTRTQFSTHLREQREARQRALAADNLRAGDAFLEKNAGKPGVRRTSSGLQYLVLKPGTGAHPKAGDTVRVNYAGTLLDGREFENTWKVDHAAEFPLGQVMPGLREAITLMAVGSRHRVWIPSKLAYAEAGVPGAIEPQSTLVFEIELLEVAQGPAAPEQPGR; encoded by the coding sequence ATGCGTCGTTTCATTGTCAGCGCGGTGCTCGCCGCCTCACTGGCTGGCTGCCAGCCGGCAGGCAAGGGGCCGGACACCGCTTCCGCGCCCCGTGTGGAGCGCCTGGATTCCGACCGCGCGCGCGCCAGCTACATGGTGGGCCTGGACTTGGCCCGGAACCTGGAACCGATCCGCGACGAGGTCGACCTGGCCATCGTCGAACAGGCGGTCCGCGACCGCCTGGCCGGGCGCCCCTCGCTGCTCGATGCGCAGGCGCTCGAACACACGCGCACGCAGTTCAGCACGCACCTGCGCGAGCAGCGCGAGGCGCGTCAGCGCGCACTGGCCGCCGACAACCTGCGCGCGGGCGATGCGTTCCTGGAGAAGAACGCCGGCAAGCCCGGCGTGCGGCGCACCTCCTCAGGCCTGCAGTACCTGGTGCTCAAGCCGGGCACCGGCGCACATCCGAAGGCCGGCGACACGGTGCGCGTGAACTACGCCGGTACGCTGCTCGACGGCCGCGAATTCGAGAACACCTGGAAGGTGGATCATGCCGCGGAATTCCCCCTCGGCCAGGTCATGCCCGGCCTGCGCGAGGCCATCACCCTGATGGCCGTGGGCAGTCGCCATCGGGTGTGGATTCCGTCCAAACTGGCTTACGCCGAAGCCGGCGTGCCGGGCGCCATCGAGCCGCAGAGCACGCTGGTGTTCGAGATCGAACTGCTCGAGGTCGCGCAGGGGCCCGCGGCACCGGAACAGCCCGGCCGGTGA
- a CDS encoding multicopper oxidase family protein: MVDSRRRQLLGLSLAAAALGAAPFAWRALRRGHHHAPNSAPTPAPGASTAGPDALFQQPLRIPGREGLMADVHLRGPLALQSRVDGFNVFPGQPTPLWHYAGQWEGHAIANPVLHVAHGQTLQVSLDNRLQEATTVHWHGLVVDEANDGSGLHPVEAGMQRAYRIRVANRAGLYWYHAHPHQRTGLQVHAGLAGLLLVEDDEELALRKRLGLQWGDRDLPLLIADKQVDTANRLVYRSGADDWIGNRVLVNWTPEPFLEVVPGLYRLRLANVCNARVLRPAFLHEEQALEFHLIGTDGGLLAQPWPMEDLFLAPAQRADVLVDFSRLPPGARVVLRSLDYVPMENEDESGAFAPDPMGDHPAAEPMGAGLDLMQFCVAGCGDDVRGNGGRGAAGASGSRRAAAIPASLSSLPAPPDTRGWPVRPFRLHMDSQGAWFINGHNFHRDGHAPAFTVKRGTREVWELRNAMTSMPHPIHVHGVQFRVVERRISPQDVRSRQVAEGGLGPQDLGCNDTVLVWPGETVRIAIDFDQPFDGNQQYMLHCHNLEHEDMGMMLTFAVTD, translated from the coding sequence ATGGTTGATTCCAGACGCCGCCAGTTGCTGGGTCTGTCGCTTGCCGCGGCGGCGCTGGGCGCGGCGCCGTTCGCCTGGCGCGCATTGCGGCGCGGGCACCATCACGCACCGAACTCCGCGCCGACGCCGGCGCCCGGCGCGTCGACGGCCGGGCCCGATGCGCTGTTCCAGCAACCCCTGCGCATTCCCGGCCGCGAAGGCCTGATGGCGGACGTGCACCTGCGCGGGCCGCTGGCACTGCAGTCGCGCGTGGACGGATTCAACGTGTTTCCCGGCCAGCCCACGCCCCTGTGGCATTACGCCGGGCAGTGGGAAGGCCACGCCATCGCCAACCCGGTGCTGCACGTGGCGCACGGCCAGACGCTGCAGGTGTCGCTCGACAATCGCCTGCAGGAAGCCACCACGGTGCACTGGCACGGCCTGGTGGTGGACGAGGCCAACGATGGCAGCGGCCTGCATCCGGTCGAAGCGGGCATGCAGCGCGCGTACCGGATCCGCGTCGCCAACCGCGCCGGACTGTACTGGTATCACGCGCATCCGCATCAACGGACCGGCCTGCAGGTTCACGCCGGACTTGCGGGGCTGCTGCTGGTGGAGGATGACGAGGAACTCGCGCTGCGCAAGCGGCTCGGCCTGCAGTGGGGCGATCGCGACCTGCCGCTGCTCATCGCCGACAAGCAGGTTGATACGGCCAACCGGCTGGTCTATCGCAGCGGCGCGGACGACTGGATCGGCAATCGCGTCCTGGTGAACTGGACGCCCGAGCCCTTCCTGGAAGTCGTGCCCGGCCTGTACCGCCTGCGGCTGGCCAACGTCTGCAACGCGCGCGTCCTGCGGCCGGCCTTCCTCCACGAGGAGCAGGCGCTGGAATTCCACCTGATCGGCACCGACGGTGGCCTGCTCGCCCAGCCCTGGCCGATGGAGGACCTGTTCCTCGCGCCTGCGCAGCGCGCCGACGTGCTGGTCGACTTCAGCCGGCTGCCGCCGGGCGCGCGCGTGGTGCTGCGCAGCCTGGACTATGTGCCGATGGAGAACGAGGACGAATCCGGCGCCTTCGCGCCCGACCCGATGGGCGACCATCCCGCCGCCGAGCCCATGGGCGCAGGCTTGGACCTGATGCAGTTCTGCGTTGCCGGCTGCGGCGACGACGTCCGCGGCAACGGCGGGCGCGGCGCGGCAGGTGCCAGCGGCAGCCGCCGGGCCGCGGCCATTCCTGCCTCGCTGTCGTCGCTGCCCGCGCCGCCGGACACGCGCGGCTGGCCCGTGCGCCCGTTCCGGCTGCACATGGACAGCCAGGGCGCCTGGTTCATCAACGGCCACAACTTCCACCGCGACGGTCATGCGCCGGCGTTCACCGTCAAGCGCGGCACGCGGGAGGTGTGGGAGCTGCGCAACGCGATGACCAGCATGCCGCACCCGATCCATGTCCATGGCGTGCAGTTCCGCGTGGTCGAGCGGCGCATCAGTCCGCAGGACGTGCGCAGCCGCCAGGTTGCCGAGGGCGGCCTGGGGCCACAGGACCTGGGCTGCAACGACACCGTGCTGGTCTGGCCGGGCGAGACGGTCCGCATCGCGATCGACTTCGACCAGCCCTTCGATGGCAACCAGCAATACATGCTCCATTGCCACAATCTCGAACACGAGGACATGGGCATGATGCTCACGTTCGCCGTCACCGACTGA